Proteins encoded within one genomic window of Brenneria nigrifluens DSM 30175 = ATCC 13028:
- a CDS encoding Txe/YoeB family addiction module toxin, with amino-acid sequence MKLTWSEEAWEDYLYWQDTDKRTVKKINELLKDACRTPFEGKGKPEPLKHHLAGFWSRRITAEHRLVYAVNEDALLIAACRYHY; translated from the coding sequence GTGAAGCTGACATGGTCGGAAGAGGCCTGGGAAGACTATCTCTACTGGCAGGACACCGATAAGCGCACGGTCAAAAAGATCAACGAGCTTTTAAAGGATGCCTGCCGTACACCTTTTGAGGGGAAAGGAAAGCCTGAGCCTCTGAAACACCATCTTGCGGGTTTTTGGTCGAGACGCATTACCGCAGAGCATCGTCTGGTCTATGCCGTTAACGAAGATGCGTTGCTGATCGCGGCCTGCCGCTATCATTACTGA
- the yefM gene encoding YoeB-YefM toxin-antitoxin system antitoxin YefM, which produces MRTVSYSEARQNLSATMVKTVEDNAPILITRQNGEACVLMSLEEYNSLEETAYLLRSPANARRLMNSIESLKGGKGTERDIIE; this is translated from the coding sequence ATGCGAACAGTAAGCTACAGCGAAGCCAGACAGAATCTGTCAGCGACGATGGTTAAAACGGTAGAGGACAACGCGCCGATACTGATCACTCGTCAGAACGGTGAAGCATGCGTTTTGATGTCACTTGAAGAATACAATTCATTGGAAGAGACTGCTTATCTGCTGCGCTCACCAGCGAATGCCAGAAGATTAATGAATTCGATAGAGAGTCTGAAAGGCGGAAAGGGCACTGAAAGGGATATCATTGAGTGA
- a CDS encoding CRISPR-associated helicase/endonuclease Cas3, protein MRMVNNQAVCRRYFRYWGKARQSPDSPGGDDYHLLPYHGLDVAACGYWLLKKNYFQANNIFSELELENEDVALWFAYFLAWHDIGKFARGFQRKYFNPDSPLVQNKGQADSARHDSLGFWLWENRQDIPAIFPFEEIFGIAEKALDIWLNIITGHHGKPPERDVKGKLAFHQDDYLAVKDYLHDLSSVFPEISSLPACFADKAWLSTLKQQSWALAGLTVLADWLGSRRQDFHYRSDPMSLSDYWQQHALPTAEKVVSRLPRTPAPAPFQHIRQLFPFIQQPTPLQQQALEADISVAGPQLFILEDVTGAGKTEAAMILAHRLMAQQKGGGIYVALPTMATANAMYQRLAAAYRALYQPEQNPSLILAHGARHMSHTFTQSLWDGESQGQTQYGKDENSASKDCNIWFADSRKKALLADVGVGTLDQALMAVMPFRHQSLRVLGLRHKILILDEIHAYDAYMSKLIEHLIGFHARQGGSAIVLTATLPLSLRERLTRAFAQGMACEAAWQPDPDARYPWFTQLNRQGLRESALDTRPAVKREVKIGWLTAREQGIALIKASIAAGQSICWIRNTVDDAIAVYRQLLAQGVAEDDILLFHSRFAFCDRMAIEERALSWFGKESTPAQRSGKVLIATQVVEQSLDIDVDNMISDLAPIDLLIQRAGRLQRHIRYLDGRRKNARDNAPLTDERPAAVLYVLAPEWQPEADADWLGAELRNSGYVYPDHAALWRTQAILRERGAIRMPEDARTLINGVYEEQIVVPAALEAIANKVLGERYGQRSIAGQLSLALVHGYCARSSESGWSDAVEISTRLGENTLDLYLARMAEKESDLPLPYAPPEEFAWEKSRLQVRESWWLKYKKSLPVLEGEALERFRQQLHRPAAQVLLLKAGESDAFYSKTVGLSIEDR, encoded by the coding sequence ATGCGGATGGTGAATAATCAAGCGGTATGCCGGCGTTATTTTCGTTATTGGGGAAAGGCCCGTCAATCGCCGGATTCGCCGGGCGGAGACGATTATCATCTGTTGCCTTATCATGGTCTTGATGTGGCGGCCTGCGGCTATTGGTTATTAAAGAAAAATTATTTTCAGGCCAATAACATATTCTCTGAACTTGAATTAGAGAATGAAGACGTAGCGCTGTGGTTTGCCTATTTTCTGGCGTGGCATGATATCGGGAAATTCGCCCGCGGCTTTCAGCGGAAATATTTCAATCCTGACTCGCCACTGGTGCAAAATAAGGGACAGGCCGACTCCGCGCGGCATGACTCATTGGGATTCTGGCTGTGGGAAAATCGCCAGGATATTCCAGCGATTTTTCCCTTTGAGGAGATATTCGGAATCGCAGAGAAAGCGTTGGATATCTGGCTGAACATCATAACCGGTCACCACGGCAAGCCGCCGGAGCGCGATGTCAAAGGAAAACTCGCGTTTCATCAGGATGATTATCTGGCAGTTAAAGATTATCTCCATGATTTATCCTCTGTTTTCCCCGAGATTTCCTCGTTGCCCGCCTGCTTTGCCGATAAAGCCTGGTTATCGACGTTGAAGCAACAGAGTTGGGCGCTGGCCGGGCTGACCGTTCTTGCAGACTGGCTGGGATCGCGCCGGCAGGATTTTCACTATCGCAGTGACCCGATGTCGCTGAGCGATTATTGGCAGCAGCATGCGTTACCGACGGCGGAAAAGGTCGTCTCGCGTTTACCGCGCACGCCGGCCCCCGCGCCTTTTCAACACATACGGCAGTTATTTCCGTTTATTCAGCAGCCGACACCGCTGCAACAGCAGGCGCTTGAAGCGGATATTTCCGTTGCCGGGCCACAGCTTTTCATTCTGGAAGACGTCACCGGCGCGGGGAAAACCGAAGCCGCGATGATATTGGCGCATCGGCTGATGGCGCAGCAAAAAGGCGGCGGCATTTATGTGGCCTTGCCGACGATGGCGACGGCCAACGCCATGTATCAAAGATTGGCTGCGGCATACCGGGCGCTGTATCAGCCGGAGCAAAATCCGTCGCTGATATTGGCGCACGGTGCGCGCCATATGTCGCATACCTTCACTCAATCGCTGTGGGACGGCGAAAGTCAGGGGCAGACGCAGTACGGCAAAGATGAGAATAGCGCCAGCAAGGACTGCAATATCTGGTTTGCCGATTCGCGTAAGAAAGCGCTGCTGGCGGATGTCGGGGTGGGTACGCTCGATCAGGCATTGATGGCGGTGATGCCGTTCCGTCACCAGTCGCTGCGTGTGCTGGGGTTGCGGCATAAGATCCTTATTCTGGATGAAATCCACGCCTATGACGCCTATATGAGTAAGCTGATCGAACATCTGATCGGTTTCCACGCCCGGCAGGGGGGCAGCGCGATCGTGCTGACGGCGACCCTGCCGCTCAGCCTGCGCGAAAGGCTGACGCGGGCTTTTGCGCAGGGCATGGCATGTGAAGCCGCATGGCAGCCCGATCCCGATGCGCGTTATCCGTGGTTCACCCAGCTTAACCGGCAGGGATTGCGGGAAAGCGCGCTGGACACACGACCGGCAGTGAAGCGTGAGGTGAAAATCGGCTGGCTGACCGCCAGAGAACAAGGGATTGCGCTGATCAAGGCGTCGATAGCGGCCGGACAATCAATATGCTGGATCAGAAACACCGTGGATGACGCCATTGCGGTCTACCGCCAACTGCTGGCGCAAGGCGTGGCGGAGGACGATATCCTGCTGTTTCACAGCCGTTTCGCCTTTTGCGATCGCATGGCGATTGAAGAGCGGGCGTTAAGCTGGTTCGGTAAAGAGAGCACGCCCGCGCAGCGTTCAGGCAAAGTGCTGATTGCTACGCAGGTGGTGGAACAGTCGCTGGATATTGATGTGGATAATATGATTAGCGATTTAGCGCCGATTGATTTACTGATCCAGCGCGCCGGGCGTTTACAGCGGCATATTCGTTATCTCGACGGCCGCCGGAAAAATGCACGGGATAACGCACCGTTGACCGATGAGCGCCCCGCGGCCGTGCTGTATGTCTTGGCGCCGGAATGGCAGCCGGAGGCCGACGCCGACTGGCTGGGCGCTGAACTGCGCAACAGCGGCTATGTGTATCCCGACCACGCGGCGCTATGGCGCACGCAGGCTATCCTGCGTGAACGCGGGGCAATCAGGATGCCGGAAGATGCCCGAACCTTGATTAACGGCGTTTATGAAGAGCAGATCGTCGTGCCCGCCGCGCTGGAGGCGATCGCCAATAAGGTGCTGGGGGAGCGGTACGGCCAGCGGTCGATAGCCGGGCAGTTATCGCTGGCGTTGGTACATGGCTACTGCGCCAGGTCCAGCGAGTCGGGTTGGAGCGATGCGGTGGAGATCTCCACCCGGTTGGGGGAAAACACGCTGGATCTCTATCTGGCTCGGATGGCGGAGAAAGAGAGCGATTTGCCACTGCCTTACGCTCCGCCGGAAGAATTTGCCTGGGAGAAAAGCCGTTTGCAGGTGCGGGAAAGCTGGTGGCTGAAATATAAAAAATCGCTGCCGGTGCTGGAGGGCGAGGCGCTGGAGCGGTTTCGTCAGCAGCTACATCGGCCTGCGGCGCAAGTCCTGCTGTTGAAAGCGGGTGAAAGCGACGCCTTTTATAGTAAAACGGTAGGGCTGAGTATTGAGGATAGGTGA
- a CDS encoding bactofilin family protein codes for MFSFDKNKKSAAEPQERSALNSPTELVNSVSPVRVRKDAFISQGARMEGKLAADGDITVEGEIEGDVCCNNTIKVEHSGKVTGELTSQQIIINGRVEGRIYAGSVTILAQGKVVGDIFSDELSIEKGGVFTGKSNPLQAEQRAQEALACAEKADGPTENENVMALVENDPLA; via the coding sequence ATGTTTTCATTTGATAAAAACAAAAAATCTGCGGCAGAACCACAAGAGCGTAGCGCATTAAACAGCCCGACTGAGCTGGTTAATTCGGTAAGCCCTGTGCGGGTCAGGAAAGACGCCTTTATTTCTCAAGGGGCGCGCATGGAAGGCAAACTGGCGGCGGACGGCGATATTACCGTGGAAGGCGAGATCGAAGGCGACGTGTGCTGTAATAATACCATCAAGGTGGAACATAGCGGTAAAGTGACAGGTGAATTAACCTCGCAACAGATTATTATCAACGGCCGGGTTGAAGGCCGCATTTACGCCGGCAGTGTAACCATATTGGCGCAGGGGAAAGTGGTGGGGGATATTTTCTCGGATGAACTATCCATCGAGAAAGGCGGTGTCTTCACCGGTAAGTCAAATCCGCTGCAAGCGGAGCAGCGCGCTCAGGAAGCGCTCGCTTGCGCGGAAAAAGCCGACGGCCCGACTGAAAACGAAAACGTCATGGCGCTGGTTGAGAATGATCCGTTGGCATAA
- a CDS encoding aminoimidazole riboside kinase, with product MAHKIWVMGDAVVDLIPEDSERYLKCPGGAPANVAVGIARLGGRSAFIGRVGDDVFGHFLRDVLDREQVDTHYMVRDAAHRTSTVVVSLDPSGERSFTFMVRPSADLFIQPGDLPRFKEGEWLHLCSIALSQEPSRGTALEAMRQIKAVNGWVSFDPNIREDLWSDEQELRDCLEQALSLADVVKLSRDELAFLSGIDNVEPGIDWLIRRYPTKLLLVTLGSEGVWLHDRRQPRHFTAPYVTPVDTTGAGDAFVAGLLRGLAEYDDFPQAPSWEKVIEQAQLCGALATTAKGAMTALPYAQQIHSTSLTGR from the coding sequence ATGGCACATAAAATTTGGGTGATGGGCGATGCGGTGGTCGATCTCATCCCGGAAGACTCAGAGCGTTATCTCAAATGTCCTGGAGGAGCGCCCGCCAATGTCGCCGTCGGCATCGCCAGGCTGGGAGGCCGCAGCGCCTTTATCGGCCGCGTAGGCGACGACGTCTTCGGTCATTTTCTGCGGGACGTGCTGGATCGGGAACAGGTCGATACGCATTACATGGTGCGGGACGCCGCTCATCGGACCTCCACCGTGGTTGTCAGCCTGGATCCTTCCGGCGAACGTTCATTCACGTTTATGGTGCGCCCCAGCGCCGATCTGTTTATACAACCGGGCGATCTGCCCCGGTTCAAAGAGGGTGAATGGCTGCATCTGTGTTCGATAGCCTTGTCGCAGGAGCCTTCACGCGGCACGGCCCTTGAGGCGATGCGGCAAATAAAAGCCGTAAACGGGTGGGTCAGTTTCGATCCCAATATTCGCGAGGATTTGTGGTCCGACGAACAGGAATTGAGAGATTGTCTGGAGCAGGCGCTGTCACTGGCGGATGTGGTAAAACTATCGCGGGACGAACTGGCCTTTCTTAGCGGCATCGACAATGTCGAACCAGGTATCGACTGGCTTATCAGGCGATATCCGACCAAACTGCTGTTGGTTACGCTAGGCAGTGAGGGCGTATGGCTGCATGACCGCCGACAGCCGCGCCATTTTACCGCGCCTTACGTAACGCCGGTCGATACCACCGGCGCGGGCGACGCTTTTGTCGCCGGGTTACTGCGCGGTTTAGCCGAATACGACGACTTCCCGCAAGCACCGTCATGGGAAAAAGTGATCGAACAGGCCCAACTGTGCGGCGCGCTCGCCACAACCGCTAAAGGCGCCATGACCGCCCTGCCTTACGCCCAACAGATCCACTCAACTTCACTAACCGGACGCTGA
- a CDS encoding carbohydrate porin, producing the protein MKPTRLAITIGLLLSAPLYASAASSDSIEARLNALEQRLQQAEARASAAEARAEAAETQTRQLATRTAQTEQKTQQVEQRTTDLANKKSSADGFEFHAYARSGLSINDSSTSSKTDIGPGMTPAGQTGGHVGRLGNEDDTYLELKLEHKQKLDNGATTRFKVMMADGQRTYNDWTADSSDLNVREAFVELGSLPTFTGIWQDSTLWAGKRFDRDNFDIHELDIDVIFMAGTGGGIYDVKWTDSFKSNFSLYGRSLGEITALDNDIKNYVLTANNYVGPFQFMLSGLKAKNNDARENTASNSANAVTNTNAGDKGYHAMAAWHGDSFYGLREGSSKVAILYGHGLGAEVKNVGSDGNLSNEADTWRLAVYGATPLSKNWTFAPSILAQASQDRYVEGDSYKWITFNTRLVQEITENFALAYEASYQYMDLDPQGYTIRVDGSDRRFNQVSGGFYKLTFAPTFKVGDIANIFSRPELRVFASYMDWDKRLDNYTSDNSDTFGTTGFKAGGEWNFGVQMETWF; encoded by the coding sequence ATGAAACCAACCCGACTCGCTATAACAATAGGATTATTACTCTCAGCCCCCCTCTATGCTTCCGCCGCCAGTTCCGACAGCATCGAAGCCCGTCTGAATGCGCTGGAACAGCGGCTGCAACAGGCCGAAGCCAGAGCCTCGGCCGCCGAGGCGCGGGCTGAGGCGGCGGAAACACAAACACGGCAACTCGCAACCCGAACCGCACAAACCGAACAAAAAACCCAACAGGTTGAACAGCGCACCACCGATTTGGCCAACAAAAAATCGTCCGCGGATGGTTTCGAATTTCATGCCTATGCCCGTTCAGGCCTCTCCATCAATGATTCCAGCACCAGTTCCAAAACCGATATCGGGCCGGGTATGACCCCCGCCGGTCAAACCGGCGGGCATGTCGGCCGACTGGGCAATGAGGACGACACCTACCTCGAACTGAAACTGGAGCACAAACAAAAACTGGATAACGGCGCCACCACCCGTTTCAAGGTGATGATGGCCGACGGCCAGCGCACCTATAACGACTGGACCGCGGATAGCAGCGATCTCAACGTGCGCGAGGCTTTTGTCGAGTTAGGCTCGCTGCCGACCTTCACCGGTATATGGCAAGACAGCACGCTGTGGGCGGGTAAACGCTTTGATCGCGATAACTTTGATATTCATGAGTTGGACATCGACGTGATCTTTATGGCCGGCACCGGCGGCGGGATCTATGACGTGAAGTGGACGGACAGCTTCAAAAGCAACTTTTCCCTTTACGGCCGCAGCCTGGGTGAAATCACCGCGCTGGACAACGATATTAAAAACTACGTCCTGACCGCCAATAACTATGTGGGTCCTTTCCAGTTTATGTTGAGCGGGTTAAAAGCGAAAAACAACGATGCGCGCGAAAACACGGCAAGCAACAGTGCCAATGCCGTCACCAATACCAATGCCGGCGATAAAGGCTATCATGCTATGGCCGCCTGGCATGGCGACAGCTTCTATGGGCTGCGTGAAGGTAGCTCGAAGGTGGCGATTCTCTACGGTCACGGTTTAGGCGCGGAAGTCAAGAATGTCGGTTCGGACGGTAACCTGAGCAATGAGGCTGATACCTGGCGTCTGGCTGTTTACGGCGCCACGCCATTGAGTAAAAACTGGACGTTCGCCCCTTCTATTCTTGCTCAGGCCAGTCAGGATCGCTACGTCGAGGGCGACAGCTATAAATGGATAACCTTCAACACCCGTCTGGTTCAGGAAATCACCGAAAACTTTGCCCTGGCTTATGAAGCCAGCTACCAGTATATGGATCTCGACCCTCAAGGCTATACGATAAGAGTCGATGGCAGCGACAGAAGATTCAATCAGGTCAGCGGCGGCTTCTATAAGCTGACCTTCGCGCCCACCTTCAAAGTGGGTGATATCGCCAATATTTTCAGCCGCCCGGAACTGCGTGTATTCGCCAGCTACATGGACTGGGACAAACGTCTGGATAACTACACCAGCGATAACTCCGACACCTTTGGCACCACCGGCTTTAAAGCGGGCGGCGAGTGGAACTTTGGCGTTCAGATGGAAACCTGGTTCTGA
- a CDS encoding sucrose-specific PTS transporter subunit IIBC → MDINATATALIPLLGGKENIASAAHCATRLRLVLNDDSLADKKAIENVEGVKGCFHNAGQIQIIFGTGLVNKVYAEFIKAAGISESSKSEAASLAAQKLNPLQRLARLLSNIFVPIIPAIVASGLLMGLLGLIKTYGWADAGSAIFIMLDMFSSAAFIILPILIGFTAAREFGGNPYLGATLGGILTHPALTNAWGVAGGFQTMSLFGLDIAMVGYQGTVFPVLLAVWFMSMVEKRLRKVVPDALDIIITPFLTVVISGFIALLIIGPAGRMLGDAISFVLSTLITHAGWLAGLLFGGLYSAIVITGVHHSFHAIEAGLLGNPNIGVNFLLPIWAMANVAQGGACLAVYFKTKDVKIKAIVIPSSFSALLGITEAAIFGINLRFVKPFLAALAGGALGGAWVVFNHVSMTAVGLTGFPGLAIVQAGSMLSYLIGMLIAFGAAFIISFLLKYKTDNT, encoded by the coding sequence ATGGATATTAACGCCACAGCGACAGCACTTATCCCCCTGTTGGGCGGAAAAGAAAATATCGCCAGCGCCGCCCACTGCGCTACCCGTTTGCGTCTGGTGCTTAACGACGATAGTCTGGCCGACAAAAAAGCGATTGAGAATGTCGAAGGGGTCAAAGGCTGCTTTCATAACGCCGGGCAAATTCAGATAATTTTCGGCACCGGCCTGGTAAATAAAGTCTATGCCGAATTTATCAAAGCCGCGGGTATCAGTGAATCCAGCAAGTCCGAGGCCGCCTCTCTAGCCGCCCAAAAATTGAACCCGCTGCAACGTCTGGCGCGTCTGCTGTCAAACATTTTTGTGCCCATTATTCCGGCGATCGTGGCATCCGGCCTGCTGATGGGGCTGCTCGGGTTGATTAAAACCTATGGCTGGGCCGATGCCGGCAGCGCGATTTTCATTATGCTGGATATGTTCAGTTCCGCCGCCTTTATCATCCTGCCCATTCTTATCGGCTTCACCGCGGCGCGGGAATTTGGCGGCAACCCCTATCTCGGCGCCACGCTGGGCGGCATCCTCACCCACCCCGCCCTCACCAACGCCTGGGGGGTCGCCGGCGGTTTCCAGACCATGAGCCTGTTCGGTCTGGATATCGCTATGGTGGGTTATCAGGGCACGGTATTTCCGGTGCTGCTGGCCGTATGGTTTATGAGCATGGTGGAAAAGCGCCTGCGTAAAGTGGTGCCCGATGCGCTGGATATCATCATTACCCCATTTCTGACCGTGGTCATTTCCGGCTTTATCGCCTTGTTGATCATCGGCCCGGCGGGCCGTATGCTGGGCGACGCTATTTCCTTCGTCCTGAGCACCCTGATCACCCACGCCGGCTGGCTGGCCGGGCTGCTGTTCGGCGGGCTTTACTCCGCCATTGTCATCACCGGCGTGCATCACAGTTTCCACGCCATTGAAGCCGGTTTGCTGGGCAATCCCAACATCGGCGTGAACTTCCTGCTGCCGATTTGGGCGATGGCCAACGTGGCGCAAGGCGGCGCCTGTCTGGCGGTGTATTTCAAAACCAAGGATGTGAAGATCAAGGCGATCGTTATCCCCTCCTCGTTTTCCGCACTGCTCGGCATCACCGAAGCGGCGATATTCGGTATCAACCTGCGCTTTGTAAAACCGTTTCTGGCCGCGCTGGCCGGCGGCGCGCTGGGCGGCGCCTGGGTGGTCTTCAATCACGTCAGTATGACGGCGGTAGGATTGACGGGCTTTCCGGGATTGGCGATCGTCCAGGCTGGTTCTATGCTTAGCTATCTGATTGGTATGCTCATTGCCTTTGGCGCGGCGTTTATCATTTCATTCCTGCTGAAATATAAAACGGATAACACATAA